A single genomic interval of Pseudorasbora parva isolate DD20220531a chromosome 21, ASM2467924v1, whole genome shotgun sequence harbors:
- the wnt3 gene encoding proto-oncogene Wnt-3 encodes MDLYLVGYLMCMWLSSSRVLGGYPIWWSLALGQQYSSIGSQPILCGSIPGLVPKQLRFCRNYIEIMPSVAEGVKLGIQECQHQFRGRRWNCTTIKDNLAIFGPVLDKATRESAFVHAIASAGVAFAVTRSCAEGTSTMCGCDSHHKGPPGEGWKWGGCSEDAEFGVLVSREFADARENRPDARSAMNRHNNEAGRMTILENMHLRCKCHGLSGSCEVKTCWWAQPDFRLLGDYLKDKYDSASEMVVEKHRESRGWVETLRAKYAFFKHPTERDLVYYEGSPNFCEPNPETGSFGTRDRVCNVSSHGIEGCDLLCCGRGHNTRTEKRKEKCHCIFHWCCYVSCQECVRVYDVHTCK; translated from the exons ATGGATTTGTACCTGGTTGGATATCTCATGTGCATGTGGTTGTCCAGCTCTCGGGTGCTTGGAGGCTATCCCATCTGGTG GTCCCTGGCCCTTGGGCAGCAGTACTCATCCATAGGATCACAACCCATCCTGTGTGGCTCCATACCTGGCCTGGTGCCAAAACAACTGCGCTTCTGCCGCAATTACATTGAGATCATGCCCAGTGTAGCGGAGGGAGTCAAACTGGGAATCCAGGAATGTCAGCACCAGTTCCGTGGCCGCAGGTGGAACTGCACCACTATCAAGGACAATCTAGCCATATTTGGACCAGTACTTGATAAAG CCACAAGAGAATCTGCATTTGTTCATGCGATTGCCTCAGCTGGAGTGGCGTTCGCAGTGACCCGTTCGTGCGCAGAGGGGACCTCCACAATGTGTGGCTGTGACTCCCATCATAAAGGCCCGCCCGGAGAGGGATGGAAGTGGGGTGGTTGCAGTGAAGATGCTGAGTTTGGGGTTCTGGTGTCTCGAGAGTTTGCCGACGCTCGTGAGAACCGACCAGATGCCCGGAGTGCCATGAACAGGCATAACAACGAGGCTGGACGGATG ACCATCCTGGAAAACATGCACCTTCGCTGTAAGTGCCATGGACTGTCAGGCAGCTGCGAAGTAAAGACCTGCTGGTGGGCGCAGCCTGACTTCAGGCTGTTGGGGGACTACCTGAAAGACAAGTACGACAGTGCCTCCGAGATGGTGGTGGAGAAACACCGGGAGTCCAGAGGCTGGGTGGAAACACTACGCGCCAAATACGCCTTCTTCAAACACCCCACCGAGCGAGACCTGGTGTACTACGAGGGATCTCCCAACTTCTGCGAGCCGAACCCGGAGACGGGTTCGTTTGGTACCCGTGACCGCGTCTGCAACGTGTCGTCGCATGGCATCGAGGGCTGCGACTTGCTGTGCTGCGGCCGTGGCCATAACACACGGACAGAAAAGCGTAAGGAGAAATGCCACTGCATCTTCCACTGGTGCTGCTATGTCAGCTGCCAGGAGTGTGTAAGGGTCTACGACGTGCACACGTGTAAGTAA
- the LOC137055939 gene encoding uncharacterized protein isoform X2 yields the protein MRNRHTLKCARCDLSLKIKSINSPADPRVLFLPPIRTLLHWCRNPGRKQDSAAAMTTPSASPFADIINSLAVLHQEHHQALLDLRTEQERRFEAIVQGQQEDRERFRSWMDREVRAEAAGRASAPVHVPLQKMGPDDDPEAFVDLFQKAVEACGWPRAQWPVRLIPLLSGEAQAAAQQLPVANLLDYDDLKRAILQRVGRTPEQHRQRFRSLEWGESGRPFALAQQLRDECRRWLLAGGSDVDHVVDLVVLEQFITRLPRKTAEWVQCHRPTSLETAINLAEDHLVACPGVGEPPLTSPSLSPPSLSLSRPVPLPRSRPPGPPRVPPRGRGGMGLGPSGSSRVPPRGAGPLGAVMSAETG from the exons ATGAGAAACAGACACACGCTGAAGTGTGCACGTTGTGATTTGAGTTTGAAaataaagagcatcaacagtcctgccgacccccgtgtcctcttccttcctcctatACGAAcattgttacactggtgccgaaacccgggaaggaagcaggacagcgccgccgccatgacaacgccctccgcctcgccatttgcggatatcatcaactccctcgcggtcctccaccaggaacaccatcaggcattgctggaccttcggaccgaacaggagcgccgcttcgaggcgatcgtccaaggccagcaagaggaccgcgagcggttccggagctggatggaccgggaggttcgcgccgaggccgctgggcgggccagcgcaccggttcaCGTGCCCCTCCAGAAGATGGGGCCGGACGACGACCCGGAGGCCTTCGTGGATCTATTCCAGAAGGCCgtggaggcctgcgggtggccccgggcacagtggccggtgcgcctcatcccccttctatccggcgaagcccaggcggccgcgcaacaactaccggtcgcgaacctcctggactacgacgacctgaagagggccatacttcagcgggtcggccggaccccagaacaacaccgacagcgtttccgctccctggagtggggtgagtccggtcgacccttcgcattggcccaacagctccgggacgagtgccgcagatggcttctggccggcggcagcgacgtggaccatgttgtcgatctggtggtgctggagcagtttatcactcggctccccaggaagaccgccgagtgggtccagtgccaccggcccacgtcgctggagacggccatcaacttggcggaggaccacctggtggcgtgcccgggggtcggcgaacccccattaacttctccctctctctctcccccctctctctctctctctcgacctgtccctctccccaggtcccgccctccaggccctcctcgcgtcccccccagaggccggggtgggatgggccttggaccgtctgggagttcgcgggtcccgcccaggggggcggggccgctgggggctg taatgagcgcggagacgggataa
- the LOC137055939 gene encoding uncharacterized protein isoform X1, translating to MRNRHTLKCARCDLSLKIKSINSPADPRVLFLPPIRTLLHWCRNPGRKQDSAAAMTTPSASPFADIINSLAVLHQEHHQALLDLRTEQERRFEAIVQGQQEDRERFRSWMDREVRAEAAGRASAPVHVPLQKMGPDDDPEAFVDLFQKAVEACGWPRAQWPVRLIPLLSGEAQAAAQQLPVANLLDYDDLKRAILQRVGRTPEQHRQRFRSLEWGESGRPFALAQQLRDECRRWLLAGGSDVDHVVDLVVLEQFITRLPRKTAEWVQCHRPTSLETAINLAEDHLVACPGVGEPPLTSPSLSPPSLSLSRPVPLPRSRPPGPPRVPPRGRGGMGLGPSGSSRVPPRGAGPLGAGSDNGSGSAPFPRSSSNPLPAAGAAGRPGLACWGCGDPDHFVDRCPMMDIGTMIRIPDVQRTTPDQAGEYQIP from the exons ATGAGAAACAGACACACGCTGAAGTGTGCACGTTGTGATTTGAGTTTGAAaataaagagcatcaacagtcctgccgacccccgtgtcctcttccttcctcctatACGAAcattgttacactggtgccgaaacccgggaaggaagcaggacagcgccgccgccatgacaacgccctccgcctcgccatttgcggatatcatcaactccctcgcggtcctccaccaggaacaccatcaggcattgctggaccttcggaccgaacaggagcgccgcttcgaggcgatcgtccaaggccagcaagaggaccgcgagcggttccggagctggatggaccgggaggttcgcgccgaggccgctgggcgggccagcgcaccggttcaCGTGCCCCTCCAGAAGATGGGGCCGGACGACGACCCGGAGGCCTTCGTGGATCTATTCCAGAAGGCCgtggaggcctgcgggtggccccgggcacagtggccggtgcgcctcatcccccttctatccggcgaagcccaggcggccgcgcaacaactaccggtcgcgaacctcctggactacgacgacctgaagagggccatacttcagcgggtcggccggaccccagaacaacaccgacagcgtttccgctccctggagtggggtgagtccggtcgacccttcgcattggcccaacagctccgggacgagtgccgcagatggcttctggccggcggcagcgacgtggaccatgttgtcgatctggtggtgctggagcagtttatcactcggctccccaggaagaccgccgagtgggtccagtgccaccggcccacgtcgctggagacggccatcaacttggcggaggaccacctggtggcgtgcccgggggtcggcgaacccccattaacttctccctctctctctcccccctctctctctctctctcgacctgtccctctccccaggtcccgccctccaggccctcctcgcgtcccccccagaggccggggtgggatgggccttggaccgtctgggagttcgcgggtcccgcccaggggggcggggccgctgggggctggtagtgacaatggctctggttccgccccctttccgcgctcatcctccaacccactccccgccgccggggcggcgggtaggcctgggctggcctgctggggGTGCggcgatccggatcattttgtggaccgatgtccgatgatggacatcggaacaatgatccggatcccggacgtccagcggaccacccccgatcaggcaggagagtaccaaattcct taa